A genomic stretch from Microbacterium proteolyticum includes:
- a CDS encoding helix-turn-helix domain-containing protein — MAELPDVRFLTVAEVAELMRVSKMTVYRLVHAGELPAVRFGRSYRVPESAVAEAVQRPVSDVG; from the coding sequence ATGGCCGAGCTGCCGGACGTGCGGTTCTTGACGGTCGCCGAGGTCGCCGAGCTCATGCGCGTGTCGAAGATGACCGTCTACCGGCTCGTGCACGCCGGAGAACTGCCGGCGGTCCGCTTCGGACGCAGCTACCGCGTGCCGGAGTCGGCGGTCGCCGAGGCCGTGCAGCGACCGGTGTCCGACGTCGGCTAG
- a CDS encoding Dabb family protein has product MSIRHLVLWKLAADDADTRALHAEQVAEKLLGLKGVIDEIEHIEVGRNVVNPQSNWDVALVSEFADAAALERYQVHPAHQEVAAFVRSVVAERSCVDYPF; this is encoded by the coding sequence GTGAGCATTCGACACCTCGTGCTGTGGAAGTTGGCGGCCGATGATGCCGACACCCGTGCCCTGCACGCCGAGCAGGTCGCCGAGAAGCTCCTCGGGCTGAAGGGCGTCATCGACGAGATCGAGCACATCGAGGTGGGACGCAACGTCGTCAACCCGCAGTCGAACTGGGACGTCGCGCTCGTGAGCGAATTCGCCGACGCCGCGGCGCTCGAGCGGTATCAGGTGCACCCGGCGCATCAGGAGGTCGCGGCGTTCGTCCGCTCCGTGGTGGCCGAGCGCTCCTGCGTCGACTACCCCTTCTGA
- a CDS encoding TrkH family potassium uptake protein, with protein sequence MAATPNEVRLPVRLRRIAFEAWDRLRNLTTASPARFAVLVFVALILLFTALFSLPAAAADGRTTPLADALFTAVSTICVTGLSTVDMYSHWSPLGHAITYIGVNVGALGVLTLASILGLVISKRLGLRAKLIAAGDSNPLRVHGGPVNEGQTVRLGEVGQLLRTVALSTLVIEAVLTILIYPSLIIGGINPLVALWEAPYYAAMAFTNTGFIPNADGLTPFAQDYYLLTVLMMGVFLGSIGFPVIFTLWRHHWRFRLWSLHTKLTLITTVILFVLGAGFILLLEYDNPLTFGSMDAWDTTFQAFFLSAMTRSGGFSVIDIGDLNGATLIVGSMLMFVGGGSASTAGGIKVTTLAVLALAVFSEAKGRPSVQAFGRRIPSDVQRVALSVVAWGATIVAISTVTISRITDAPIEYVLFDVISGFATVGLSTGLTAELPDPAVYVMAATMFMGRIGTVTLAAAVAAASRSQLYALPVERPIVG encoded by the coding sequence ATGGCGGCGACGCCGAACGAGGTGCGACTGCCGGTGCGACTTCGTCGCATCGCTTTCGAGGCATGGGATCGGCTCCGCAATCTCACGACCGCTTCTCCGGCGCGGTTCGCGGTGCTGGTCTTCGTCGCGCTCATCCTGCTCTTCACGGCGCTGTTCTCCCTCCCGGCTGCCGCCGCCGACGGCCGGACCACGCCGTTGGCCGATGCGCTCTTCACCGCGGTGTCCACCATCTGCGTGACCGGCCTGTCGACGGTGGACATGTACTCGCACTGGTCGCCGCTCGGGCACGCGATCACCTACATCGGTGTCAACGTCGGCGCGCTCGGCGTGCTGACGCTGGCATCCATCCTCGGCCTCGTCATCTCCAAGCGGCTGGGACTGCGCGCCAAGCTCATCGCCGCCGGCGACAGCAACCCGCTCCGCGTGCACGGCGGCCCCGTGAACGAGGGGCAGACGGTCCGTCTCGGCGAGGTCGGCCAGCTCCTGCGCACGGTCGCGCTGTCGACCCTCGTGATCGAAGCAGTGCTCACCATCCTCATCTACCCGTCGCTCATCATCGGCGGGATCAACCCCCTCGTCGCCCTGTGGGAGGCGCCGTACTACGCGGCGATGGCCTTCACGAACACCGGTTTCATCCCCAACGCCGACGGACTGACGCCTTTCGCGCAGGACTACTACCTGCTGACGGTGCTGATGATGGGCGTGTTCCTCGGCTCGATCGGGTTCCCGGTCATCTTCACCCTCTGGCGGCACCACTGGCGCTTCCGCCTGTGGTCGCTGCACACCAAGCTGACCCTCATCACGACGGTCATCCTGTTCGTGCTCGGCGCGGGCTTCATCCTGCTTCTGGAATACGACAACCCCCTCACATTCGGGAGCATGGATGCCTGGGACACCACGTTCCAAGCGTTCTTCCTCTCGGCGATGACGCGCTCCGGCGGCTTCAGCGTCATCGACATCGGCGACCTGAACGGCGCGACCCTGATCGTGGGGTCCATGCTCATGTTCGTCGGCGGGGGCTCGGCATCCACCGCCGGCGGTATCAAGGTGACAACCCTCGCCGTCCTGGCCCTCGCGGTGTTCTCCGAGGCGAAGGGTCGTCCGTCCGTCCAGGCGTTCGGCCGCCGGATCCCGAGCGACGTGCAGCGCGTCGCGCTCTCGGTCGTCGCCTGGGGCGCCACCATCGTCGCCATCTCCACGGTGACGATCAGCCGCATCACCGACGCCCCCATCGAGTACGTGCTCTTCGACGTCATCTCGGGGTTCGCGACCGTGGGGCTGTCGACGGGTCTCACGGCGGAACTGCCCGACCCCGCCGTCTACGTCATGGCGGCCACGATGTTCATGGGGCGCATTGGTACTGTGACTCTCGCCGCGGCGGTCGCCGCGGCATCTCGCTCGCAGCTGTACGCGCTGCCCGTGGAAAGGCCGATCGTTGGTTGA
- a CDS encoding rhodanese-like domain-containing protein, with amino-acid sequence MQSITVHDLHAGRERPLIDVREEHEFAAGHVPGAVNLPMSTLGEHLDDLPAEPFDVICQIGGRSARVTEALAARGHDVTNVEGGTGEWVAAGYPVES; translated from the coding sequence ATGCAGTCCATCACCGTCCACGATCTGCACGCGGGGCGCGAGCGTCCCCTCATCGACGTGCGCGAGGAGCACGAGTTCGCCGCGGGTCACGTGCCCGGCGCCGTGAACCTGCCCATGTCGACTCTGGGTGAGCACCTCGACGACCTGCCGGCCGAGCCGTTCGACGTGATCTGCCAGATCGGCGGGCGTTCGGCGCGCGTGACCGAGGCGCTCGCCGCGCGCGGACACGACGTGACGAACGTCGAGGGGGGAACGGGTGAATGGGTGGCGGCAGGATACCCGGTCGAGTCGTGA
- a CDS encoding glutaredoxin family protein — MTTLTLIGKPDCHLCDVAEQIVETVVADLPTGIAERVEIEQVSITDDASLHAVWWEKIPVVLIDGELHAHWRVSADRLRAALIAADPEGASA; from the coding sequence GTGACGACCCTCACGCTGATCGGCAAGCCCGACTGCCATCTGTGCGACGTGGCCGAGCAGATCGTGGAGACCGTCGTCGCCGACCTCCCCACCGGTATCGCCGAGCGCGTCGAGATCGAGCAGGTCTCGATCACCGACGACGCATCGTTGCACGCGGTGTGGTGGGAGAAGATCCCGGTGGTGCTCATCGACGGTGAGCTGCACGCGCACTGGCGCGTGTCCGCCGACCGCCTGCGTGCCGCGCTGATCGCGGCCGACCCCGAAGGAGCCTCCGCGTGA
- a CDS encoding ArsR/SmtB family transcription factor: MADIFDVIADGTRRDILQLLLDRATGGERGTSVSQIVAALGVSQPTISKHLKVLREAELVSVREVGQHRFYSLAVAPLDEVDDWLVPFFSLDEENEPALPESAVHAAEVVGRAAASVKHSFSTAFRKLPGR; this comes from the coding sequence ATGGCGGACATCTTCGACGTGATCGCTGACGGAACGCGTCGCGACATCCTTCAGCTGCTCCTGGACCGGGCGACCGGCGGAGAGCGGGGGACGAGCGTGTCGCAGATCGTCGCGGCCCTGGGGGTCAGTCAGCCCACGATCTCCAAGCACCTGAAGGTGCTGCGCGAAGCCGAGCTGGTGTCGGTGCGCGAGGTGGGTCAGCACCGCTTTTACAGCCTCGCGGTGGCGCCCCTCGACGAGGTCGACGACTGGCTCGTGCCCTTCTTCTCGCTCGATGAGGAGAACGAGCCGGCCCTCCCCGAGTCCGCCGTGCACGCGGCCGAGGTCGTCGGACGGGCCGCCGCCTCGGTGAAGCACTCGTTCTCGACGGCCTTCCGCAAACTCCCCGGGCGGTGA
- a CDS encoding 30S ribosomal protein bS22, whose translation MGSVIKKRRKRMAKKKHRKLLRKTRHQRRNKK comes from the coding sequence GTGGGTTCTGTCATCAAGAAGCGCCGTAAGCGCATGGCGAAGAAGAAGCACCGCAAGCTGCTTCGCAAGACTCGTCACCAGCGCCGCAACAAGAAGTAA